From Bombina bombina isolate aBomBom1 chromosome 1, aBomBom1.pri, whole genome shotgun sequence:
GGCTGTAACAGTGGAGGCTGTTCCTGGTGTAAGCCCCATGTGGTCAGGAGAGCCATACCCTGAGGTATGGAGTTAATTGTGTGGCTCTGGTTgtttctggtgaccactaggtttgtagggtggccccacctgtatttaatattgGCCTTCCTGAGCGTCAGagtaatttgttgaaaggttttacggtactgtaggGTATGAGTTGAAAGATCAGGCAGGAGTTGAACATCCTTgaatttttctggcataggcggtcttttgaaggctgcttgcataagtttgtctttatatatgtagctgtgaaagcagacaattacatctcttggtttgtcggctggagtaagtcgtgatcttaaagctctatgggctctctccattgtatcagtgtgtccgTCTGGGGTGCCCACGAGTACTGTAAACAGCTCCTTTAGGTAGGGTTGGAGATGAGTATTTTCTATGGTTTCTGGAATACCCCTaaaccggatattatttctgcgagatctgtcttcgatgtctgccattttaaattcaagttgagtcatctgatctgctagAGTTTCAGAGTAAGTGAGTAGGTTTGATTGATCTActgctagatcatcctgtttccgttctagtgcttcaactctttctccaatctctgagatttcctttttcagttccgcagaagaccgttgaatttcctgggtgatagagcgcgtttgactggccaacatatgctgtagggtagccttagtaatgtaaTGGTGTGAaggcgcttctgagcgcacactggaatgagattcagcatcgatcgactcagggtcgctcatctcctcgttggtgacagggttagattcctttcctgattgagtaaagtgatcataaacagtcttctgagtggTAGTGGAGGGTTTCCCCTGACGCCTGGGCCCGTGGGGCATTGTATTAAGACTTTTAGGTATGCCTGTAGGTTAAAGGTTAACACCAACCTTCTCTTATAGAGCGCTCTgaaaacaatctgaaaagtataaagcaccgtacagtaaagtttactaggtctggtatgtattgctagactgcggagcaggggtcaataacaCTTTCTATgtttatgacattttgttacagcatcaAATAATAGGTAGTAATTGAACCCTTCGATCTCAACACATAAATGCAGGTATGTGAGTCACTGGCACCCCAGGGAGTGGTGGGATACGACTATATAGAAGGGAAATCTAACTATTTGCAATAAACATTACTGTGAAGGAGACAACCTATAGGAAATAAAAGTGGTTAGGCAGACAGTAAAGTAATGCAGCTCTCAACTTAGGGTCGGTAGACCAAAGACACAGATGCTAACAAAGGACCTGCAGTGAATAAATGTTGTTAGGCAAGCAGTAAAATAACACAACACTCCACTTTGAGCCAGGGCTCAGAGACACATGAGCTGGCTCAGCAGCGTTAAGCTAACAGTAATAACTTAATTTACATACATAGCACCATAGAAGAGGTAATGCCCAGATTCCTGAAAAGCTGGCGCAACAGCTAATAACACAAAACAAAAATTGCCTGTAgtggaaataaaaatgttaaagcaGTAACATAAAACACTACACCCTGGGCCGCCAGCCCCGGTACACCAATGCTTTGGAGGCTTTATATAATCTAACTATATGAGGTGTGAATAGATGGTTAAATAATAGGATACCTCCTAATTCATGCTAGTTACCCAGCTGCTCACGTTAAAGTGGGTAAAAAGATGGGGTTTTATGCGCTCTTAGGAGGGGTAGACCCCTTCGGGAAGATTTAGTGCCACGTGGGGGCCTCTGGCAAGCCTTATGGGCACTATGTACTGAGCAGGGGAGTCAATCTATAAATGAACTGATCTAGTGGATTAATGGGAAAGAAATGTTAAAGGACCTGTCTGTAGGAGTGTGCAGcagtaagcctgtgtttaaaaccaaTGTGTTGTGAATGTTCCAGCTAGTCTAGATGTCACATGTGAGAAAATCAACACTCCACCGTGAGGAAGGCCCTCAGAGGTACATAAGCTGATGCAGCAGCTAACATATGAAGTTCCCAAACAAATTATAGATCAACACAATCTCtttagtaaaaatttaagttgcaggCAAGTCCTCACACTTCTATTATGCAGATATAAATTGTTCCCATAAGTGTCCGGGCAAGGGAGAAAGTAAACGTTCCATTATAGGTTCCTGTGATGCACCACTACACTGTTAATGTAGGCTGTTGAAAGATAGGGGTACACTAAGTTAATACTGATCTGAGCTCAGGCTACCtgggataataagagtaaattcttGGGGTATCTTAAAGGCTCAATCTCCCTCCTTTAGCAGTATGGCTAAATCAGTGGGGGGCTTTATCTTATGGCAGCTAGCTGAGGAGCTGACAGAGGGCAACTATGTAAAGTGGAGGCAAAAGAGTAGAGGCCACAATCTCACCCAGTCAGTCTCCGTTGAGCTTCTCCACAGCTTGTCTGGGCTTGTTGGAAATCAGGTATGCAGGCAAAAGGCAACGCAGGGACCTCCGCTGCTCTGTGGAACCCCACACAAATCACTTCTAAGTTGCGGTGCCAGTGCCTGGCAGAGATCCAAAATGGCCGCAGTTCGCGCCAAAACTGCCTGGGCCGTAATATGCACCCTCCTGTAGTTCTTTCTCAATCAGTGATTCTGTGGTGGTTCTCCTCACGCTCCTGCTCTCAATTCAGGTATCCCGCTCCACGGACAGGACCGGCACTGCTCCCTCCTATGGTCGCAAGTTAGACAGCTCCTCTGGCTTAACGGCAGTCTCCAAATGATCTGCTGGTATAGCTCTGCACTCCCCGGCCTGGTactcagctccggagcggatccccgaccctccggagccccCGGGGTTCAATTTCTGTAATGCAGGGGAGCAGGCTTACCCGAAGGCGGCAGGCTGGGTCTGGTGCCTCTAAAGCAAGGCACTGCAGTAGGACTCAGGGCAGACAAAAAGGTTTCGATCTCCGCTACAGGTCCTCCAAACAGCGGTATATGCAGCTGCTACAGTCAAGAGGGCCTCCAGCTATCTCACACCGGTCTCCAGTCTTATACAATAAGAACCGTCAGGCTCCTTCTTCTGCTCAGTAAGTGGTCAGTGGGAAATCGACACTGTGTCGAAGCAGTGACTGCGTTCTTTTAGGTAGGGTCTCCTTCACACCGACCCACAGTCCGTTTTCTGCGTAGCTGGGCTGGTAGTggacccggagcggagccccgaccctccggtatcCACAGAGCTAGGTCTCACTACTCACTTAGTCCCACAGTCTATTTATCTATGATAGAGCAGCCGACACTGCTTGGACCGTCTTGGCGCCTTAACTAGCCAGGCTCTCACCCTGCTGGCTTCAGCACGGCTTTATGTCGGCTCCGGTATAGTCTCTCGGCTTGAAAGTTTGTATGCTGGCCCGCCTCAAACTACTTCACTGTTTGTCTCAAGTAAAGTCAAATGAATTTGGGTATAGTTAGGGACATGCAAGTACCTAATTATTAGGTGGTTATTTTCTCAAAAAAATCGTTTTTAGACTTTCTTCTCACGGAGCTCACAGAGAACACGTCTTTCCTCActggctgctagctccgcccccgaaaaaagctgtttttattctgTGATACCAAAACCCATTAAAATGCGCTGCGCTTTCAGGGAAAATCAGATCtcattttatcactttctatacacacacatgcttccttatcttatctctctctgcATACCAAGGCCCAATACTAAGAtgaaacaattgaaaatgaacatgttATTactccggcggcgcggagcggatcaatccttgaagacatccagcacggagcatcctcttcatatggtcaccgccttacactggatcttcaatgcaaggaaaccttttcaaaatggcgtcccttgcattctattcactgatttgattcttgaaattcaaatcagccaataggatgagagctactgaaatcctattggctgttctaaacagtcaatagaatgagagctaatgaaattctattggctattcaaatcagccaatagaatttcagtagctctcatccttatttcaagaatcaaatcagccaataggaatgcaagggacgccattttaaaaaggctctcttgcattgaagatcccGTGTACggcagtgactgtatgaagaggacgatccacgccggatgtcttcaaggatggatccactccacgccaacggaatgaagatagaagacgccgccgggatgaagatagaagatgccgcctggatgaaaatagaagatgccgtctggatgaagacttctcgccgcctggatgaagactttttgccgcctggatgaggatggatgtccggacttcagaaactgtgagtggatcttaggggtttagtgttagttttttttttaaatctttttgggtgtttttttttttttttagattagggttttgggctttaggtaaaagagctaaatatcaTTTTCAGCGCAATGTAAAAGAactgaacgcccttttaagggcaatgctcatacacaTGTCATTTTCagcgcaatgggtagcttaggtttttgttagagttaggttttttattttgtggggttggttgggtggtgggttttactgttggggggtctttgtatttttttccaggtaaaaatgctgatttctttagggcaatgcccttttaagggctattgatagtttattgtaggctatgtttttttatattttgaaaagggcttttttatttttatagggctattagataaggtctaattgttttaatttttgataattttgtttgttatttttcataatttagtgtttgttattttttgtaatttagtattttatattttttgtaattttagacttaattttttttagtagtgttaggtttttttaatgtgtaatttcgttttttttaattgatagttattttaattttagtataatagtttagtataatagttatgttaggttaattgttagtttaaacttaggttttttaatttcacaggtaagtttttatttattttaagatagggatattgtaattttaatttaaagttaggggtgataggtttaggggttaagggtttaatttattagtggtgatgtggggagctggcggtttaggggttaataggtttattaatggtgatgtggggggctggtggtttaggggttaataggtttagttagttgctGCGGTGTTGggtactttattatagtagcggggatgtgggcgggcagcagattaggggttaataagttttaaatagtgtttgcgatgctggtgggcggcgatttaagggttaataggtagtttatgggtgttactttgtaacagtttagttatgagttttgtgaaaccttttttgccgcaaaactcataactactgctctcagatggcggtatggatggtgtcggtataggctgtaacgcaagcattttagcctcactgcacaacctgtaatatcggtgctataaaaatcccacgcaaaaacatcattttgtttttgagtgcgggattgacgttgcgttacagtctaaaatgcctgcggtatagctatactgacacgactggTAATGGCTGCCTTACTGttttgaaattgccatttttttcagtgttaaaaccattTGTGTTTTgaaaagccacaacctaataaaatgggttgagcttgtaggtataatcagatgtcattaatttatcacattgtgtacatatacatgcttctttatcttatatctgtctgtaaaccaaagaccaatacttggagagaacaatggaaaattaacattttattaccttaatctcttctataccccacttggAGTATAATAGGTGGGGGTACcaaaggctaaatcaactatttcaaattccaaaataagggtaaagaaaatacttgtaaacaatttaatacactccagcaggtaaagtggatcattgggaacaaattaaaggggagaacatttttgagtaaactgtccctttaagtcagagttTAAAAGTAATATGTCAATGTATTTTATCATGTCATAACACCTCTGAGAACACAGTGGAAATAACAGCCTTAGCCATTATGGTGCTGTGAGAATACATACCAAGCAGGTCATTCTGGGGTAGCCACTTCACTAGATGAACATTCTCAGGAAGGTTTGATGGTGGAGTCCCAGTATATCTCCATAAAACCTAATTGAAATCACAAGAGAACTCAATCAGCAATTTCACACACTCAGAAATGATGATGCCACTGTACCAACAATGAAACTCAAATCCCCTCCTATACAAAATCTTAAGCAATCATCTAATCAAACATTTTTTTGTAAGATACAGAGCAGTGGCATTATCTGAAAAGAATCACTACTGACAAAAAACGGAGTtcctgataaatctttgtattatgccttgctccacaagactctcttctagttttaaaagcttcaagtgctccctaaagactctactgttcagggatgtatacaacctacactaaccttactttataccagttcctctcctccattgctatcccctgaacccccttagcatgtaagcctaaaagtccagctgcttgtagatcaccttctaaagagctgactacaacagtgcaactcttggcagggccctctaccctataattgttttgttgtactccccctttgtttatagcgctgcggaatctgttggcgctctacaaataaccgatgataataataataatatgcctgtACATTATATAGTGTCCATGATAATATCTTTACTAACACAATACAGTAAACAAAGTTTGTCTACGGAACAGTAAATAACAACGTTGTCATCCAATACCAGATTTTTGTCTCTTTGTGGTGGTTATTTTCTTACCGTTTGAGGGATTCCTCCCAGAGCCTCTGCAAGATCCATTGCATTGTTCATAGGAATTTCAGACACCATTGAACCcatagagaaaacaacaaacccatGTTCTCCAGAGCCATTGACAATCTTCTCAAACTCCTTTGGGAGAGAAAAACGTATAGTGAGTATGCTTTTCCAAGGTACCCAAACTGTGGGGTAAGGAAAAAGGACacaaaatattaaacaaacataaacattCAAGCGAAAAAAAAGGCAATCTAGTAGTAGCATGTGTAATATCAAAGGAACATTATAGTGATGGATATACTTAGTACATTATcagcaattaaaggaacattaaagcacAATAAGTGCATACGCTGATGCATTATAGcatttttattacattattatgtatatactgtaactaTGACCTTGATTACAATCGTTCCGATATCGGCTCCAGATAACTTGGTTTCAGCCAATATAGGAAACATGTTAAATTAGTATAGAGAAAATTGTGATCACTGAGAAAGAACATTTCAGCTCCATGTTAAATATAGAGCTTTTTCGGTGAGCTGAAAACGTGTTCTCAGATCCAAGAAACAACAGAAAACCCACTTTTGTGACAGCGTAAAAATTATAGTTATAGGCAGCTGAGACACAATTATAAGCCAACAATCACCAACCCTGTTCAGCACTACAACAGAAGTGCATCGCCATttcagagctgactttaactatgtgtttaaacattttcaTGGATTAAAAGCACATTTATATGCAAGCacttttatgtttttaaaacacatttaCACTTTTCTGGGATTACCCACAGTAGTAGAGGACTGTTTTGAGTAAGTTTACTTAGTCTCCTCTATTGTGGCAAGCCAGACAGCGTTTCTCAGattgctgtctgtttcatcaggctgatgaaacagacagcagtctgaaaaacgcgttgcttgttcttttaatatctagtgtcatgagacactgagatttttattttattaataaaatttggttttatgtaaacctctttgtgagagtctgagctctgtcagtccggcaagacgttggagaaaccagtttccttgcagtgtcagtgagctgggacactgtgagatcccagtctgtttgatttagcacaattgggtgctgctccacttgtgagtacctttttgattacctaacaaatctctttcaccaactgtattacactaggaggcgcctttgtctttttgtgattttgttcacagagaaaacttgctcttaattacactttcagcacatttgtccATCCCTAGCCAAAGGACAGATGTTAATTAGTTTTTGCACTAATTTATATACAGGTaggttatgagttttgcgttacggcttttaacgctgaaaaaatagcaatttcaatgtaatggcagtaacgcactattacgagtcgtgtcggtattgctataccgcaagcattttagcctgtaatgcaacgtccattccgcactcaaaaaaatgcgccgggggcatcttttatcttcatcccggcggtgcagcgaagacatccagcgcagagcgtgctcttcatatggtccccgccgtacactgaagctttaatTCAAGGTAGCCtttttaaaatggcgtaccttgcattcctattggctgatttgattcttcaaattcaaatcagtcaataggatgagagctactgaaatcctattggctggttcacatgcacgtgcatcaTGGCTTGGCTAGTAGTGATGACATATATGATTGTTGTTATTATGGCCACCTGTTTGAGACCACTAGTTAGCCCCACACAGTTTGCATTTTTTGTATCACGTATGCGGGTGGGCGGTACATTTTGTAATAGCATATAAATTGTATATGGAACATTTGTCTGTAAATTGAATTTCTGAAGAAGGGGAACAAATCCCTGATACATCAAAATAAATTGTCACTTTATATAAAAGTCCTGTTAGTGCAAGAGGATTTTTCTTAATACAATTGCAACTGATTCTTGTACCCTGGTGACCTTTTAAAGTGGACTGATAGCCACACATGACTTTTatccataaatatatttatttaccaaTATATAATACCTTGTCTGAATTTtgtattatatactttatatattttatgcAAGTTTGATTTGACCCCATTTGTTTTAACACCTGAGTAAATGTGGTAGTATCTAGTTTGATATCAACCCTCTGTAAAAATCTTGCATTTGGTAAACACACAGGCATGAACACACGCATCCTCTCTAAAAAGCATACGTTTGTAGAGTTCCTAACTTTCCCATAATTTGCAGGATTGCACCGAAATGTCACCATACTGGCACTGCCAATTATCCTGCCCTAAGTCATGTGGACCACCACAAAACCACACCGATCCTGCAAGTACCAATATGTTAGTATGGAATAATATGGGAGAAACTGCATTTATTACACACATATAAgagatatacatatgtatctagtcatatgtatataaatgtacaagCACACAGGCAACATGAACCCAGTAGCTTATGTACCTGCTGCAACCTACCTTATACCAATTAGATTCAAACATGCAAACAGTACCTACCTCAGTCAGGGGCTTTCTATTGACACAGTTAATGCCTCCTATAAAAATCATATTGGGCATCACAGGCTTAGGGTATTCAAAAGTAAAGTCGTATCTTAGGAGCCAGATGGAAGCCCGACTAAAAAGATCTATGGCCGTTACTTCCCTTTTCAAAAAATCCGTTGCCAGGCTGGCATAGGAGGAGTAGAACAATCTTCCAAGGACATGTTCAGTTAAATACACCAACAGGTTCTTCACCCTCTGACTGAAAGTCATGTGGTCTGAGTATGTGGTGAATATTCTGGGCACATAAGAAGGAGGACTGGGTGATAAACAGGCCTCCTGGTCAATCCCAAACAAAGCCCCACGCATGAAAAACACAGATGGTATAGAGAGGTGTTCAGCCACTATTTCTCCACATGGGAGGACCGGATCATTTAGAACAGCATGAAAATTTCTCTGTTCTAGATCTTTGATGAGGGTAGCATTGTTCAGAAGGTTTTTGCAGGCTTCCAGCAAAGAGCCAGTCATGTTACTTATTCTCCGATGCATGTGCATCATCCTCTGTAAAAATGGATTATCTTTAAATACTTCTTTACTCATGCTCTTCATATGATCTTCTAAGAAGTTTTTGCCATAGGGTGTAGAAAAAGATCTCACTGTGTAATTTGTTAAACCCTTTAGAAATAAGTTGGTTTCAGGGATAACCATAAAAATTTGGTGACCTTTATGAGATAATTTTTCTACTAAACTCTGCATGCTTAGCCAGTGGCTACCATCTTGTGGGAATACCAAAAGCCTTCCACCTTCAGTCACATTAAACAGAACCACCATGAGAAAAATTGCTCTGATTGGAAAGCAGGAGAGTGATTTATCCCGAACAGCCATGTCCGCATCCAAATTACAGACTGAAAAAGACTTTGCACTGGCTGACCTGCTCTTtaataaataaacttaataaacATACTCACTGCTGTTGGGGAGGTCAAAGTATGCAGTACATAGTTCTTActgtttgctttgctgtgatcccaGAACTTGTTCAAACAAACCTTAAAGACCCTTTAGAGTGAGTTTGCAAAAAAAGCACAGCTCAGCAGTCACATggttttaatttagctttattataAACAGACTGAATCTGTGCAAGAAGGGAGTTACCTAATAACATTCTAAATAATGGTGCTGATCTTATATGTTACATATTTAATCTTATTACAGTCAATACATTTTGtgccagctctgagaattagaaaatctacgATTGTCAGAGCTAAATGGCATTATAGGGTGGGGGCGAAATAaataaagtacattgcaaagttattttattatgcataaatgTAAGAGTCAATGTATTAGCAGTTTAAATTATACATTTGCATATTAGagaacatatatacacagtatgcatcagggctggactgggaccaaaaatagggcTGACATTTTAAGGCAGGCTAACCAATCTGTTATTTGACCATACACCAAAAATGACAAGTATAATATACTGATATAATTGGAACAAGACGCCAATCAAGGTACATGCcctcatagcatatgtgtgtatgccgctgaaaaactgtaataacttttactagaagtgtttTGTTAATTGAAGAATATTGtacaaatgcttctatttcaaaattaaatgtACCCATGCatgtttcagttttgacctttatatgtatacagatatacatattcacacacacatacacaacatacagatatgtctacacacacaatatacagatatacatattcacacacacatacacaacatacagatatgtctacacacacaatatacagatatacatattcacacacacatacacaacatacagatatgtctacacacacaatatacagatatacgtgtacagtatacacaaacacagcatacagatatacatgtacacagaTATTACGTAACAATGATATACatgtacacaatacacacactacataacaaagatatacatgtacacaatacacacactacataacaaagATATGCatgtacacaatacacacactacataacaaagatatacatgtacacaatacacacactacttaacaaagatatacatgtacacaatacacacactacataacaaagatatacatgtacacaatacacacactacataacaaagatatacatgtacacaatacacacactacttaacaaagatatacatgtacacaatacacacactacataacaaagatatacatgtacacaatacacacactacataacaaagatatacatgtacacaatacacacactacttaacaaagatatacatgtacacaatacacacactacataacaaagatatacatgtacacaatacacacactacataacaaagATATGCatgtacacaatacacacactacataacaaagatatacatgtacacaatacacacactacttaacaaagatatacatgtacacaatacacacactacataacaaagatataca
This genomic window contains:
- the LOC128645687 gene encoding UDP-glucuronosyltransferase 1A1 isoform X1, encoding MAVRDKSLSCFPIRAIFLMVVLFNVTEGGRLLVFPQDGSHWLSMQSLVEKLSHKGHQIFMVIPETNLFLKGLTNYTVRSFSTPYGKNFLEDHMKSMSKEVFKDNPFLQRMMHMHRRISNMTGSLLEACKNLLNNATLIKDLEQRNFHAVLNDPVLPCGEIVAEHLSIPSVFFMRGALFGIDQEACLSPSPPSYVPRIFTTYSDHMTFSQRVKNLLVYLTEHVLGRLFYSSYASLATDFLKREVTAIDLFSRASIWLLRYDFTFEYPKPVMPNMIFIGGINCVNRKPLTEEFEKIVNGSGEHGFVVFSMGSMVSEIPMNNAMDLAEALGGIPQTVLWRYTGTPPSNLPENVHLVKWLPQNDLLAHPKARAFISHAGSHGIYEGICNAVPMVMLPLFGDQMDNAKRIESRGAGITINVLNLIPDDLTKALNEVILNPSYKENVQRLSSLHLDRPIEPLDLAVHWVEFVMRHKGAPHLRPAAHDLNWIQYHSLDVIGFLLAVLLTTLFITLKFCAFCCRCCCRVGSRKKSKPKSE